A genomic region of Phenylobacterium parvum contains the following coding sequences:
- a CDS encoding CoA transferase, translating into MYDLLKGLRVVEGSAFVAGPTCGLYLAQLGAEVIRFDNIGGGPDFNRWPLSRGGDSFYWEGLNKSKKSIAIDLSRQEGRRLAQELATAPGDNAGAFVTNFPVEGFLSYEALSALRPDLVCVRVMGWADGRPGVDYTINSAVGVPLFTGHADDPRPVNHILPAWDLLTGGYAAFSLVSALMARGRDGKGREVRLPLSDIAAASLANLGMLAEATLGEGDRPRVGNDIFGAFGRDFTTADGVRIMLVAITPRQWSGIQPLLGIVDEVKALEAELGVDFARDEGLRFTHRDRLVPIFDAAMARRKLADLVPAFEQLGVCWGPYQTLSQAANDPRLFAGNPVFSTLTHPSGETYPAAGFAGTVPQDERKPARPAARLGQHTDEVLATVLGLSSAQIGKLHDDGVVAGPEGR; encoded by the coding sequence ATGTACGACCTTCTCAAGGGACTGCGCGTCGTCGAGGGCTCGGCCTTCGTCGCCGGCCCGACCTGCGGCCTTTACCTGGCCCAACTGGGCGCCGAGGTCATCCGCTTCGACAACATCGGCGGCGGGCCTGACTTCAACCGCTGGCCCCTGAGCCGCGGCGGCGACAGCTTCTACTGGGAGGGGCTGAACAAATCGAAGAAGTCCATCGCCATCGACCTGTCCCGCCAAGAGGGTCGCCGCCTGGCCCAGGAGCTGGCGACGGCGCCGGGCGACAACGCTGGCGCCTTCGTGACCAACTTCCCGGTCGAGGGCTTCCTGTCCTACGAGGCCCTGTCGGCCCTGCGGCCGGATCTGGTCTGCGTGCGGGTAATGGGCTGGGCCGATGGTCGGCCCGGCGTCGACTACACGATCAACAGCGCCGTCGGCGTGCCGCTCTTCACCGGCCACGCAGACGATCCGCGCCCTGTGAACCACATCCTGCCGGCCTGGGACCTCCTGACGGGAGGTTACGCCGCCTTCTCCCTCGTTTCGGCCCTGATGGCCCGCGGCCGGGACGGGAAGGGACGGGAGGTGCGCCTGCCCCTGTCGGACATCGCCGCCGCCAGCCTGGCCAACCTGGGCATGCTGGCCGAGGCGACCCTGGGGGAGGGTGACCGTCCCCGGGTCGGCAATGACATCTTCGGCGCCTTCGGGCGCGACTTCACCACCGCCGACGGCGTGCGGATCATGCTGGTGGCGATTACGCCCCGCCAGTGGTCGGGCATCCAGCCCCTGCTGGGCATTGTCGACGAGGTGAAGGCCCTGGAGGCCGAGCTGGGCGTCGACTTCGCCCGGGACGAGGGCCTGCGCTTCACCCACCGCGACCGGCTGGTTCCGATCTTCGACGCCGCCATGGCCCGGCGGAAGCTGGCGGACCTGGTCCCGGCGTTCGAGCAGCTCGGTGTCTGCTGGGGCCCCTACCAGACCCTTTCACAGGCGGCGAATGACCCGCGACTGTTCGCCGGCAATCCGGTCTTCTCCACCCTGACCCATCCGTCGGGCGAGACCTATCCCGCCGCCGGCTTCGCCGGGACCGTCCCTCAGGACGAGCGGAAACCCGCCCGGCCCGCCGCCCGGCTGGGGCAGCACACCGACGAGGTCCTGGCCACGGTGCTGGGCCTCTCGTCGGCGCAGATCGGCAAGCTTCACGATGACGGCGTCGTCGCCGGACCGGAGGGCAGATGA
- a CDS encoding enoyl-CoA hydratase/isomerase family protein codes for MSDYSTIRVQEAAPGVVLVTLNRPEAANALSTAMGRDLLDLWTRLAADASVRAAVLTGEGRFFCAGADLKERDGMTDEAWADQHRLFEDMIRAQLACPFPVLAAVNGAAMGGGAEMALACDFAWAGESARMGLPEAGLGIIPGLGGTQLLTRAVGERRASEMLMSGLPVDAAEALSIGLVNAVRPNESLVADLVARAVLIASKAPLSIRAVKAVVRTGAVLPLAEAMDLELSEYNRLFTTEDRREGVAAFNQKRPAVFRGV; via the coding sequence ATGAGCGACTATTCGACAATCCGCGTCCAGGAAGCCGCGCCGGGCGTGGTCCTGGTCACCCTGAACCGCCCCGAGGCCGCCAACGCCCTGTCGACGGCCATGGGCCGGGACCTCCTGGACCTCTGGACCCGCCTCGCCGCCGACGCCTCGGTCCGCGCCGCCGTCCTGACGGGGGAGGGGCGCTTCTTCTGCGCCGGCGCCGACCTTAAGGAGCGGGACGGCATGACCGACGAGGCCTGGGCTGACCAGCACCGGCTCTTCGAGGACATGATCCGCGCCCAGCTCGCCTGTCCCTTCCCGGTCCTCGCTGCTGTCAATGGCGCGGCCATGGGCGGCGGCGCCGAGATGGCCCTGGCCTGCGACTTCGCCTGGGCGGGAGAGTCCGCCCGCATGGGCCTGCCTGAGGCTGGACTGGGGATCATCCCGGGCCTGGGCGGAACCCAGCTCCTGACCCGCGCCGTCGGTGAGCGCCGGGCCTCCGAGATGCTGATGAGCGGCCTGCCCGTCGACGCCGCCGAGGCCCTGTCCATCGGCCTCGTCAACGCCGTCCGGCCGAACGAGAGCCTGGTCGCCGACCTGGTGGCGCGGGCCGTCCTGATCGCCTCGAAGGCGCCCCTGTCGATCCGGGCGGTCAAGGCCGTGGTCCGCACCGGCGCGGTCCTGCCCCTGGCCGAGGCGATGGACCTGGAACTGTCGGAGTACAACCGGCTCTTCACCACGGAGGACCGTCGCGAGGGCGTCGCGGCCTTCAACCAGAAGCGCCCCGCCGTCTTCCGGGGCGTCTGA